One part of the Sphingopyxis sp. PAMC25046 genome encodes these proteins:
- a CDS encoding acetyl-CoA C-acetyltransferase produces MTLRRAAIVAPIRTAVGKFGGALSSMTAGELGAVILKALIERTKIDPARVDDVVFSQGYGNGEAPAIGHWSWLAAGLPLDVPGYQLDRRCGSGLQAVVNAAMMVQTGMSDVVVAGGVESMSNVEHYSTDIRKGVRAGNLTLHDRLTRGRLMSQPVERFGVITGMIETAENLAKDYGISREAADAYAVQSHQRAAAAWAKGLFDDELVPVSVPQKKGDPIVFAHDEGYRADATIETLGKLRPLEGGVVTAGNASQQNDAAAACLVVAEDKLDELGLEPIAWYHSSAAAGCDPSRMGIGPVPAVERLFARSGLGWGDIDLVELNEAFAPQVLAVLKGWDWSDDDSRNAILNVNGSGISLGHPIGATGGRILANLTRELVRRDGRYGLETMCIGGGQGIAAIFERAA; encoded by the coding sequence ATGACCCTGCGCCGCGCCGCCATCGTCGCCCCGATCCGCACCGCTGTGGGAAAATTCGGGGGCGCGCTTTCGTCGATGACCGCGGGAGAGCTCGGCGCCGTCATTTTGAAAGCGCTCATAGAACGCACGAAGATCGACCCGGCGCGCGTCGACGATGTTGTCTTTTCGCAAGGCTATGGCAATGGCGAGGCGCCGGCGATCGGTCATTGGTCGTGGCTTGCCGCGGGGCTGCCGCTCGACGTGCCGGGCTATCAGCTCGACCGCCGCTGCGGATCCGGCCTCCAAGCCGTCGTCAACGCCGCGATGATGGTCCAGACGGGCATGTCCGACGTCGTCGTCGCGGGCGGCGTCGAATCGATGTCGAACGTCGAACATTACAGCACCGACATTCGCAAGGGCGTTCGCGCGGGCAACCTCACGCTTCACGACCGGCTGACGCGCGGGCGGCTGATGTCGCAACCGGTCGAACGTTTCGGCGTCATCACCGGCATGATCGAAACCGCCGAAAATCTCGCCAAGGATTACGGCATCTCGCGCGAAGCAGCCGACGCCTATGCGGTGCAAAGCCATCAGCGTGCCGCCGCGGCATGGGCGAAGGGGCTGTTCGACGACGAACTGGTGCCGGTCAGCGTGCCGCAGAAGAAGGGCGACCCCATCGTCTTCGCGCACGACGAGGGCTACCGCGCCGATGCGACGATCGAGACGCTCGGCAAGCTGCGTCCGCTCGAGGGCGGTGTCGTCACCGCGGGCAATGCAAGCCAGCAGAATGACGCCGCGGCGGCGTGCCTCGTCGTCGCCGAGGACAAGCTCGACGAACTCGGGTTGGAGCCGATCGCCTGGTATCACAGCTCGGCGGCGGCGGGCTGCGACCCGAGTCGCATGGGCATCGGTCCGGTGCCCGCGGTCGAGCGGCTGTTCGCGCGCAGCGGCCTCGGATGGGGCGACATCGATCTTGTCGAGCTCAACGAAGCCTTCGCGCCGCAGGTGCTCGCGGTGCTGAAGGGCTGGGACTGGTCGGACGACGACAGCCGCAATGCGATCTTGAACGTCAACGGATCGGGCATCTCGCTCGGCCATCCGATCGGCGCGACCGGCGGGCGTATTCTCGCCAATCTGACGCGCGAGCTGGTGCGCCGCGACGGGCGTTACGGGCTCGAGACGATGTGCATCGGCGGCGGGCAGGGCATCGCCGCGATCTTCGAGCGCGCTGCCTGA
- a CDS encoding acyl-CoA dehydrogenase family protein produces the protein MADLREALAAAQAYRGAARAALAERLAARPIDREQRAAHGFAWVATTVAALEATLGWCESGQDSNPLDAKVAALAFAEGIGQLVGGLPMGQNEIFRPTDLGLGVEARALADSCADLLDADQAAMRADVAMALADGNWPSETLHDADFDVIREQYRRFTDAAILPNAQGWHLANDLIPDATVQAMADLGTFGVCIPEEYGGLGLGKLVMCIVTEELSRGWIGAGSLGTRSEIAGELIAMGGTDAQKADWLPRIASGEVLPTAVFTEPDVGSDLGSLQTRARRKDDHWIIDGAKNWITHAARSDLMTLLARTVPDAKGYAGLSMLLVPKPRGTEADPFPAKGMSGSEIEVLGYRGMREYALQFDAMHAPADALLGGAEGQGFKQLMRTFEGARIQTAARAVGVARRALELGLDYAQSRKQFGQAIIAFPRVSDKLAMSLVDFVMARELSYAAARAKDSGKRCDIEAGMAKLLGARAAWSNADASLQIHGGNGYAMEYEISRVLCDARILNIFEGAAEIQAQVIARGLIEGRN, from the coding sequence ATGGCCGATTTGCGCGAGGCGCTGGCGGCGGCGCAAGCCTATCGCGGCGCGGCGCGGGCGGCGCTGGCCGAGCGGCTGGCGGCGCGGCCGATCGACCGCGAGCAGCGCGCCGCGCACGGCTTCGCGTGGGTGGCTACGACGGTTGCGGCGCTCGAAGCGACGCTCGGCTGGTGCGAGTCCGGCCAGGACTCGAACCCGCTCGATGCGAAGGTCGCGGCGCTCGCGTTCGCCGAGGGGATCGGCCAGCTCGTCGGCGGATTGCCGATGGGGCAGAATGAGATTTTCCGCCCGACCGATCTTGGCTTGGGTGTCGAGGCGCGCGCGCTCGCGGATAGCTGCGCCGACCTGCTCGATGCCGATCAGGCCGCGATGCGCGCCGACGTCGCGATGGCGCTCGCCGACGGCAACTGGCCGAGTGAGACGCTGCACGACGCCGATTTCGATGTGATCCGCGAGCAGTATCGCCGCTTCACCGACGCCGCGATCTTGCCCAACGCGCAAGGCTGGCATCTTGCCAACGACCTGATCCCCGATGCGACGGTGCAGGCAATGGCCGATCTCGGCACCTTCGGCGTCTGTATTCCCGAGGAATATGGCGGGCTCGGGCTCGGCAAGCTCGTCATGTGCATCGTCACCGAGGAATTGTCGCGCGGCTGGATCGGCGCGGGATCGCTCGGCACACGGTCGGAGATCGCGGGCGAGCTGATCGCGATGGGCGGCACCGATGCGCAGAAGGCGGATTGGCTGCCCCGGATCGCGAGCGGTGAAGTGTTGCCGACCGCGGTGTTCACCGAACCCGACGTCGGATCGGACCTCGGATCGCTCCAGACCCGCGCCCGGCGCAAGGACGATCATTGGATCATCGACGGCGCGAAAAACTGGATCACCCATGCCGCGCGCTCGGACCTGATGACGCTGCTCGCGCGCACCGTGCCTGACGCAAAGGGCTATGCGGGGCTGTCGATGCTGCTCGTCCCGAAACCGCGCGGGACCGAGGCCGACCCCTTCCCAGCCAAGGGTATGAGCGGCAGCGAGATCGAGGTGCTCGGCTATCGCGGGATGCGCGAATATGCGTTGCAGTTCGATGCGATGCACGCGCCCGCTGACGCACTGCTCGGCGGTGCCGAGGGGCAGGGGTTCAAGCAACTCATGCGCACCTTCGAAGGCGCGCGAATCCAGACCGCCGCGCGCGCTGTCGGGGTGGCGCGGCGCGCGCTCGAACTCGGGCTCGATTATGCGCAGAGCCGCAAGCAGTTCGGCCAGGCGATCATCGCCTTCCCGCGCGTGTCGGACAAGCTCGCGATGAGCCTCGTCGACTTCGTGATGGCGCGCGAGTTGAGCTACGCCGCCGCGCGCGCGAAGGACAGCGGCAAGCGCTGCGATATCGAGGCGGGCATGGCGAAGCTGCTCGGCGCGCGCGCCGCCTGGTCGAACGCCGATGCCAGCCTGCAGATCCATGGCGGCAACGGCTATGCCATGGAATATGAGATCAGCCGCGTCCTTTGCGACGCGCGCATCCTCAACATCTTCGAAGGTGCCGCCGAGATTCAGGCGCAGGTGATCGCGCGCGGGCTGATCGAGGGCCGCAACTAG
- a CDS encoding alginate lyase family protein — protein MIARRTLLFTALFAAPAAWARPRSGAIDIRAIERRRLLPQAEALITSEPRTIAAIPAPRSPAGPQDYYSEGDYWWPDPATPGGPYVRRDGRSNPDKFDGHRDALIAFGRTVPALAALWDLTGEPRFADAAMRHLHAWFVDPKTRMNPNLDHAQAIIGVNGGRAIGVIDTLQIVEVARAAMLFAQKNAPGYASIRAGVESWFADYLDWLTTSPFGIEERDEKNNHGTCWLLQAASFAALIGRDDILADARTRLKTIIVPTQIAADGRQPLELARTKPYAYSLFNLDVLAASAWLLGGRELIGWQTADGRSIGGAIAWMAPYIANKAAWPLPPDVEYWDGFPVRQPSLLFGGLAQERGEWLALWQRLNPDPVLGEVVRNFPVRQPLLWL, from the coding sequence ATGATCGCCCGCCGCACCCTGCTCTTCACTGCGCTGTTCGCCGCGCCTGCGGCATGGGCGCGCCCGCGGTCCGGCGCGATCGACATTCGTGCGATCGAGCGCCGCCGCCTGCTGCCGCAGGCCGAAGCCCTGATCACCTCCGAACCCCGCACCATCGCCGCGATCCCGGCGCCGCGCAGCCCCGCGGGACCGCAGGATTATTATTCGGAGGGCGATTATTGGTGGCCCGATCCGGCAACCCCCGGCGGTCCCTATGTGCGCCGCGACGGCCGCTCGAATCCCGACAAGTTCGACGGCCACCGCGACGCGCTGATCGCGTTCGGGCGTACCGTCCCCGCGCTAGCGGCACTGTGGGACCTCACCGGCGAGCCGCGTTTCGCCGACGCCGCGATGCGCCACCTCCACGCATGGTTCGTCGATCCGAAGACGCGCATGAACCCGAACCTCGACCATGCGCAGGCGATCATCGGCGTCAACGGCGGCCGCGCAATCGGGGTGATCGACACGTTGCAGATCGTCGAGGTCGCACGCGCCGCGATGCTGTTCGCGCAAAAAAATGCCCCCGGCTATGCCTCGATCCGCGCGGGCGTCGAGAGCTGGTTCGCCGATTATCTCGACTGGCTCACGACCTCGCCCTTCGGCATCGAAGAACGCGACGAAAAAAATAATCATGGCACCTGCTGGCTCTTGCAGGCCGCGTCTTTCGCCGCGCTGATCGGCCGCGACGACATCCTCGCCGATGCCCGCACCCGGCTCAAGACGATCATCGTCCCGACGCAGATCGCCGCCGACGGGCGCCAGCCGCTCGAACTCGCGCGCACCAAGCCCTACGCCTATTCGCTCTTCAACCTCGACGTCCTCGCCGCGTCGGCGTGGTTGCTCGGCGGGCGCGAACTGATCGGCTGGCAGACCGCCGACGGCCGCTCGATTGGCGGTGCGATCGCATGGATGGCGCCCTATATCGCCAACAAGGCGGCATGGCCGCTGCCGCCCGACGTGGAATATTGGGACGGCTTCCCGGTGCGCCAGCCGAGCCTGCTCTTCGGCGGCCTCGCGCAAGAACGCGGCGAGTGGCTCGCACTCTGGCAGCGGCTGAATCCCGATCCGGTTCTCGGCGAGGTCGTGCGCAACTTTCCGGTCCGCCAACCCCTGCTCTGGCTCTAG
- a CDS encoding alginate lyase family protein: MKSATLARLPWAILAAAATPSAAAAFSSTPACETSEGYSASFDGRRTFALRPADLEAIRAALPNDPAIGAAYRKLIARADKALAAKPASVIDKRSIPVSGDRHDYVSLARYWWPDPANPKGAYVRRDGDTNPDIESDRFDRAALAQMVHDADTLALAYYYSDDRKYAEGAARVIRTWFLDPATAMNPNMDFAQAVPGVSNGRAEGVLDGAGFIAAIDAAGLIAPSGALTPTEMTALEGWFSRYVDWMLKSPNGRAEGKASNNHGLWYDAQVTRFALFARRSDVARRIVAAFPARRIARQVDPSGALPGELTRTRSFHYSLYALDAAYTLADSAACLGVDLYRAEEQGRSLRTATDYVAAYRGRSADWPYKEQSWPTAMLDRLLVRADDAWGPGAYPRAVDGDLLLRRRIIPKDPE, encoded by the coding sequence GTGAAGTCAGCGACTTTAGCCCGACTCCCTTGGGCTATCCTGGCCGCCGCCGCGACTCCGTCCGCGGCGGCGGCTTTTTCCTCAACGCCGGCTTGTGAGACGAGCGAAGGCTATTCGGCGTCGTTCGACGGCCGCCGCACCTTCGCGCTGCGCCCCGCCGATCTCGAAGCGATCAGGGCGGCGCTGCCGAACGATCCGGCGATCGGTGCCGCTTATCGGAAGCTGATCGCGCGCGCCGACAAGGCGCTGGCGGCCAAGCCCGCCTCGGTCATCGACAAGCGCAGCATCCCCGTGTCGGGCGACCGCCACGACTATGTCAGCCTCGCGCGCTATTGGTGGCCGGACCCCGCCAATCCGAAGGGCGCCTATGTGCGCCGCGACGGCGACACCAATCCCGATATTGAAAGCGACCGCTTCGACCGCGCCGCGCTCGCGCAAATGGTGCACGACGCCGACACGCTCGCGCTTGCTTATTATTACAGCGACGACCGCAAATATGCCGAAGGCGCCGCACGCGTCATCCGAACCTGGTTCCTCGACCCCGCGACGGCGATGAACCCGAACATGGACTTCGCGCAGGCCGTGCCCGGCGTGTCGAACGGCCGCGCCGAAGGTGTGCTCGACGGCGCAGGCTTCATCGCGGCGATCGACGCCGCCGGGTTGATCGCGCCGTCGGGCGCGTTGACCCCGACCGAAATGACCGCGCTCGAAGGCTGGTTTTCGCGCTATGTCGACTGGATGCTGAAAAGCCCCAACGGCCGCGCGGAGGGCAAGGCGTCGAACAACCATGGTCTCTGGTACGACGCGCAGGTCACGCGCTTCGCGCTGTTCGCGCGGCGCTCCGATGTCGCGCGCCGGATCGTCGCCGCCTTTCCGGCGAGGCGCATTGCGCGGCAAGTCGATCCCTCCGGCGCCTTGCCCGGGGAGCTGACGCGAACGCGAAGCTTCCACTATTCGCTCTACGCGCTCGACGCCGCCTATACGCTCGCCGACAGCGCCGCGTGTCTTGGCGTCGACCTCTATCGCGCCGAGGAACAGGGCCGTTCGCTGCGCACGGCGACCGACTATGTCGCCGCGTATCGCGGGCGCAGCGCCGACTGGCCGTACAAGGAACAGAGCTGGCCGACCGCGATGCTCGACCGGTTGCTCGTGCGCGCCGACGATGCCTGGGGTCCGGGCGCCTATCCACGCGCGGTCGATGGCGACCTGTTGCTTCGCCGTCGCATCATCCCAAAGGACCCCGAATGA
- a CDS encoding TonB-dependent receptor, whose translation MKPSSVLPTRAALLASAALFAAMPVWAQEAPAEVEGEPAAAVDAGDEILVTGTRATQRSSIEFKRAADVVVDGLVSEEIGATPDNSVGDTLERIVGVSADRFKGNANELSVRGLGPTLSFSTFNGREVSTAGPDRSVAFQQFPSELVNGVLVYKTQRADFLEGGVGGVIELRSMKPLDYGKRRIQFEVRGDFQPQDDDVYQHDGLGYRANFSYTDQYETGLGDIGVSIGYQRQDTSAPEDYYNGNSTFQLCNTSADNPWQLTGNAATQAAAGANVNCTFAEGPRTANGVTVGETIGDHYFPTSSRSFRTQKTSEIRDGLIGAIQWRPSPEFEIAIDGQYSKRRSREDRNVLGIPEGLRGIEPLVIGNGSNGYSPGALISYRGNSNIENQLETRQRNETYKGGGLGLIWTPDRWTVSFDGSYSDSHRTETQKATRMRSNRRVGYTLTYLDDDVVPNVEFEDFDITDHDLFLTTAANSVYARNRFVTDRRDRIWAGRLDIERELDGFITSVKVGGRYSDHHRTNDNARNNDLNTLATIDGTSPAELIAQANQNCRVPFTTTSYMQGMGTNVTRWATFDNDCLFRTFTGGDDALPYPADGRDPSDIDVTERIYALYGLANFESQAGSVPFSGNIGLRWVKTDITSIGYRQPYVITIDTAGDSYSVDPDPNGELLTNRAKGSYNYFLPSANIAFDLSQEVKLRLAAYRAIARSGIESFGAGIRLNPSAGTGLDNIIFDATTGNPNLKPLRAWNLDASLELYASRDTLLSIAGYYKWAKGTVISAEEPIPTDVTITTIRDGGAPVTETVTIAPVAPTNDSETRHLYGIEATASHAFTWLPDPLDGLGIQGSVNRAFANFEYPDTSPIADYVDPANLIGLSKWTASGSVWFEKWGLSLRANLRYRSGYYKPNSGTNREIRGATYINLSAQYNLTDNVQLKLQALNITGTNDIMYKGGYDSIAEVSRSGTQYFFGFRVRL comes from the coding sequence ATGAAGCCATCATCGGTCCTGCCGACCCGCGCCGCCTTGCTGGCGTCCGCGGCATTGTTTGCCGCCATGCCCGTATGGGCGCAGGAAGCGCCCGCCGAAGTCGAGGGCGAACCGGCGGCAGCGGTCGATGCCGGTGACGAGATTCTCGTCACCGGTACGCGCGCGACGCAGCGCAGCTCGATCGAGTTCAAGCGCGCCGCCGACGTCGTCGTCGACGGTCTCGTCAGCGAAGAAATCGGTGCCACCCCCGACAATTCGGTCGGGGATACGCTCGAACGCATCGTCGGCGTCTCGGCCGACCGCTTCAAGGGCAATGCCAACGAACTGTCGGTGCGCGGGCTCGGCCCGACCTTGAGCTTTTCGACCTTCAACGGCCGCGAAGTGTCGACCGCGGGCCCCGACCGCTCGGTCGCCTTCCAGCAATTCCCGTCGGAGCTGGTCAACGGCGTCCTCGTCTACAAGACGCAGCGCGCCGACTTTCTCGAAGGCGGCGTCGGCGGGGTGATCGAGCTTCGCTCGATGAAGCCGCTCGATTACGGCAAGCGGCGCATCCAGTTCGAGGTTCGCGGCGATTTCCAGCCGCAGGACGACGACGTCTACCAGCATGACGGGCTCGGCTATCGCGCCAATTTTTCCTACACAGACCAATATGAGACCGGGCTGGGCGACATCGGCGTGTCGATCGGTTACCAGCGGCAAGACACCAGCGCGCCCGAAGATTATTATAACGGCAATTCGACCTTCCAGCTCTGCAACACCTCGGCCGACAACCCCTGGCAGCTGACCGGCAACGCCGCGACGCAGGCGGCAGCGGGGGCCAATGTCAATTGCACCTTTGCCGAAGGGCCGCGCACCGCCAATGGCGTGACCGTCGGCGAGACGATCGGCGACCATTATTTTCCCACCTCGTCGCGCAGCTTCCGCACCCAGAAGACGTCGGAGATTCGCGACGGGCTGATCGGCGCGATCCAGTGGCGCCCGTCACCCGAGTTCGAGATTGCGATCGACGGCCAATATTCGAAGCGCCGCAGCCGCGAGGACCGCAATGTGCTGGGCATTCCCGAAGGGCTGCGCGGCATCGAGCCGCTGGTCATCGGCAACGGCAGCAACGGCTATTCGCCGGGCGCGCTGATCAGCTATCGCGGCAATTCGAATATCGAGAATCAGCTCGAAACCCGTCAGCGCAACGAAACCTACAAGGGCGGCGGCCTGGGGCTGATCTGGACCCCCGATCGCTGGACGGTCAGCTTCGACGGATCCTATTCGGACAGCCACCGTACCGAAACGCAAAAGGCGACGCGCATGCGCTCGAACCGTCGCGTCGGCTATACGCTCACCTATCTGGACGACGATGTCGTGCCGAATGTCGAGTTCGAGGATTTCGACATCACCGACCACGACCTGTTCCTGACCACCGCGGCCAATTCGGTCTATGCGCGCAACCGCTTCGTGACCGATCGCCGCGACCGGATCTGGGCCGGACGGCTCGACATCGAACGCGAACTCGACGGCTTCATCACCTCGGTCAAGGTCGGCGGCCGCTATTCGGACCACCACCGCACCAACGACAATGCGCGCAACAACGACCTCAACACCCTGGCCACTATCGACGGCACCTCCCCCGCCGAGCTGATCGCGCAGGCGAACCAGAATTGCCGCGTCCCCTTTACGACGACCAGCTACATGCAGGGCATGGGCACCAACGTCACACGCTGGGCGACCTTCGACAACGACTGCCTGTTCCGCACCTTCACCGGCGGCGACGATGCGCTGCCCTATCCGGCCGACGGCCGCGATCCGAGCGACATCGACGTCACCGAGCGCATCTACGCGCTCTACGGCCTCGCCAATTTCGAATCGCAGGCGGGCAGCGTGCCGTTCAGCGGTAATATCGGGCTGCGCTGGGTCAAGACCGACATCACCTCGATCGGCTATCGCCAGCCCTATGTGATCACGATCGACACCGCCGGCGACAGCTATAGCGTCGATCCCGATCCGAACGGCGAGCTGCTGACGAACCGCGCCAAGGGCAGCTATAATTATTTCCTGCCGAGCGCGAACATCGCCTTCGACCTGTCGCAAGAGGTCAAGCTTCGCCTCGCCGCCTATCGCGCGATCGCCCGGTCGGGAATCGAAAGCTTCGGCGCGGGCATCCGGCTCAACCCCTCGGCGGGGACAGGGCTCGACAATATCATCTTCGACGCGACGACCGGCAACCCGAACCTCAAGCCGCTGCGCGCGTGGAATCTCGACGCGAGCCTCGAGCTTTATGCGTCGCGGGACACTTTGCTCTCGATCGCCGGCTATTATAAATGGGCGAAGGGCACGGTGATCAGCGCCGAGGAGCCCATCCCGACCGACGTCACGATCACGACGATCCGCGATGGCGGCGCGCCGGTGACCGAGACCGTCACCATCGCGCCGGTCGCCCCGACCAACGACAGCGAGACGCGGCATCTCTACGGGATCGAGGCGACCGCGAGCCACGCCTTCACTTGGCTTCCCGATCCGCTCGACGGGCTTGGCATCCAGGGATCGGTCAACCGCGCCTTTGCCAATTTCGAATATCCCGACACCTCGCCGATCGCCGACTATGTCGATCCGGCAAATCTGATCGGGCTGTCGAAATGGACCGCGAGCGGATCGGTGTGGTTCGAGAAATGGGGGCTCTCGCTCCGCGCCAACCTTCGCTATCGTTCGGGCTATTACAAGCCGAACAGCGGCACCAATCGCGAGATCCGCGGCGCGACCTATATCAACCTGTCGGCGCAATATAATCTCACCGACAATGTCCAGCTCAAGCTGCAGGCGCTCAACATCACCGGCACCAACGACATCATGTACAAGGGCGGATACGACAGCATCGCCGAGGTGTCGCGCAGCGGCACGCAATATTTCTTCGGCTTCCGGGTCCGCCTGTGA
- a CDS encoding glycoside hydrolase family 88 protein, which yields MSLSLFSILTTAPAAVAAPAEPAIPQPAAILADTRRVADWQLANRTNWTTMPAARKSVQEVRDWQQATFWVALTELANRDRRYARPLRDLGRAEEWQMGDLPFHADDQLIGQAWLWAAKNGEGKKAIAPMRAYFDHVLANRPTIGLEFIPVAPGKGTSTCTDRWCWCDALFMAPPTMLRLAEATGDKRYADFVHEEWKATTDYLFDPSEQLYFRDSRFFDMRDAKGRKLFWSRGNGWVMGGLVRVLQVLDRKDPQRPYYEKLFKGMAARLVTLQKADGYWPASLLNQDPGTPPESSGTAFFTYAFAWGVDNNLLDRATYEPAAVRGWAALGRAVQSDGMLGWVQQVGDRPDSVSAKETQFYGSGAYLLAGTAMYDLSKKRRNP from the coding sequence ATGTCGCTGAGCCTGTTTTCAATTCTGACGACCGCTCCCGCCGCTGTAGCAGCACCCGCCGAACCCGCGATACCACAGCCCGCCGCGATCCTCGCCGATACGCGCCGCGTCGCCGACTGGCAGCTCGCGAACCGCACCAACTGGACGACGATGCCCGCCGCGCGCAAGAGCGTGCAGGAGGTACGCGACTGGCAGCAGGCGACCTTCTGGGTCGCGCTCACCGAACTCGCGAATCGCGACAGGCGATATGCAAGGCCCCTCCGCGACCTCGGCCGCGCCGAAGAATGGCAGATGGGCGACCTTCCCTTCCACGCCGACGACCAGCTGATCGGGCAGGCGTGGCTGTGGGCGGCGAAAAATGGCGAGGGCAAGAAAGCGATCGCGCCGATGCGCGCCTATTTCGACCATGTGCTCGCCAACCGGCCGACGATCGGGCTCGAATTCATCCCCGTCGCGCCCGGCAAGGGCACATCGACCTGCACCGACCGCTGGTGCTGGTGCGACGCCCTGTTCATGGCGCCGCCGACGATGCTCCGGCTCGCCGAGGCGACCGGCGACAAACGCTATGCCGATTTCGTGCACGAGGAATGGAAGGCGACGACCGACTATCTCTTCGACCCGTCGGAGCAGCTCTATTTTCGCGACAGCCGCTTTTTCGACATGCGCGACGCCAAGGGACGCAAGCTGTTCTGGAGCCGCGGCAACGGCTGGGTGATGGGCGGCCTTGTCCGCGTGCTGCAGGTGCTGGACCGGAAGGACCCGCAGCGCCCCTATTATGAGAAGTTGTTCAAGGGCATGGCGGCCAGGCTCGTGACGCTGCAAAAGGCCGATGGCTACTGGCCCGCCTCGCTGCTCAACCAGGATCCCGGTACGCCGCCCGAATCGAGCGGCACCGCCTTCTTCACCTATGCCTTTGCGTGGGGCGTCGACAACAACCTCCTCGACCGCGCGACCTACGAGCCCGCCGCGGTGCGCGGCTGGGCGGCGCTCGGCCGCGCGGTCCAGTCCGACGGCATGCTCGGCTGGGTCCAGCAGGTCGGCGACCGCCCCGACAGCGTCTCGGCAAAGGAAACGCAATTTTATGGGAGCGGTGCCTATCTGCTCGCCGGAACGGCGATGTATGACTTGTCGAAGAAGCGCAGAAATCCTTGA
- the manD gene encoding D-mannonate dehydratase ManD: protein MPKIVSARVILTSPGRNFTTLKIECDDGTTGVGDATLNGRELAVAAYLSEHVVPCLIGRDAHRIEDIWQFLYKGAYWRRGPVTMAAIAAVDMALWDIKGKIAGLPVYQLLGGAAREGCMVYGHANGTTIEDTIEAALDYQRQGYKAIRLQCGVPGMASTYGVSKDRYFYEPADNDLPTENIWSTAKYMRIVPELFAAAREALGWDVHLLHDIHHRLTPIEAARLGKDLEPYRPFWIEDATPAEDQAAFRLIRQHTTTPLAVGEIFSSVWDCKALIENRLIDYIRATVLHAGGITHMRQIAALADLHQVRTGCHGATDLSPVTMAAALHLGLAIPNFGIQEYMRHTVETDAVFPHAYRFAEGMLHPGDAPGLGVEIDEALAETFPYARAYLPVNRLEDGTMWSW from the coding sequence ATGCCGAAGATCGTGTCAGCCCGGGTAATATTGACCTCGCCGGGCCGGAATTTCACGACGCTGAAGATCGAATGCGACGACGGCACGACCGGCGTCGGCGATGCGACGCTCAACGGCCGCGAACTTGCGGTCGCGGCCTATCTTTCGGAGCATGTCGTCCCCTGTCTGATCGGGCGCGATGCACACCGGATCGAGGATATCTGGCAATTTCTCTACAAGGGCGCCTATTGGCGCCGCGGGCCGGTGACGATGGCGGCGATCGCGGCGGTCGACATGGCGCTGTGGGACATCAAGGGCAAGATCGCGGGCCTGCCGGTCTATCAATTGCTCGGCGGCGCAGCGCGCGAGGGCTGCATGGTCTATGGCCACGCCAACGGAACGACGATCGAAGATACGATCGAGGCGGCGCTCGATTACCAGCGGCAGGGGTATAAGGCGATTCGCCTGCAGTGCGGAGTGCCCGGGATGGCGTCGACCTATGGTGTCAGCAAGGACCGCTATTTCTACGAGCCCGCCGACAATGACCTGCCGACCGAAAATATCTGGTCGACGGCGAAATATATGCGAATCGTCCCCGAACTCTTTGCCGCGGCGCGCGAGGCGCTCGGCTGGGACGTCCATCTGCTCCACGACATCCATCACCGGCTGACCCCGATCGAGGCGGCGCGGCTCGGCAAGGACCTCGAACCTTACCGGCCTTTCTGGATCGAGGATGCGACGCCGGCCGAAGATCAGGCGGCGTTCCGCCTGATCCGCCAGCACACGACGACGCCGCTCGCGGTCGGCGAGATCTTCTCGTCGGTGTGGGATTGCAAGGCGCTGATCGAGAACCGGCTGATCGACTATATCCGCGCGACGGTGCTTCACGCGGGCGGCATCACGCATATGCGCCAGATCGCCGCACTTGCCGACCTACACCAGGTCCGCACCGGCTGCCACGGCGCGACCGACCTGTCGCCGGTGACGATGGCGGCGGCGCTGCATCTGGGGCTCGCCATCCCCAATTTCGGTATTCAGGAATATATGCGCCACACGGTGGAGACCGACGCCGTCTTTCCGCACGCCTATCGCTTCGCGGAAGGCATGCTCCATCCGGGCGATGCGCCGGGTCTCGGCGTCGAGATCGACGAGGCGCTCGCCGAAACCTTTCCTTATGCTCGGGCCTATCTGCCGGTGAACCGGCTCGAGGACGGAACGATGTGGAGTTGGTGA